ATTCGTGGCATTCCTATGAGCGGGTGCTGCCTCTGCTCCCGGCGAACTATCGCGTGTATGCGGTGACTCTTCGCGGTCATGGGCTCTCCGATCATCCCGATGCCGGTTACTCCCGCGCCGATTTTGCGGAGGACATCCTCGACTTTATGGACCAGCTCAAACTGGAGCACGTCACTCTTGTGGGCCACTCGCTTGGCAGCCTGGTAGCGCAAAAGGTGGCCGAGCAGGACCCAGGTCATCTGGATCGCCTTGTGTTGATTGGTTCGGGGCCGGGGACGCGCAAGGCTGGATCGTCGCGGCAGGCTGTAACAAGCCCATTTGCAAAGCTCAAGGACCCGATCCCCTACACGTTTGCAAGGGACTTTCAGGCGAGCACGATCCATCGCCCGGTGCCTGCATGGTTCTTCGAGACGATGGTGGCGGAGTCGCAGCGCGTTCCGGCAGCAACCTGGCATGGCATCGGCTCAAACCTCAACGCCGCCGGATCGCTGGACGACCTGAAGAAGATCAAGGTCCCGACGCTATTGTTCTGGGGAGACCAGGATTCGATCTTTCATCGCGACGACCAGCAAGTATTGCTGGATACGATCCCGCACGCGACGCTAAAGGTCTATACCGGAACGGGGCACGCTTTGCACTGGGAGGAACCTGAGCGATTTACCCGTGATCTATTGGCGTTTATCAGGTAAATCGAATGGTGAAGGTATCG
This region of Acidobacteriota bacterium genomic DNA includes:
- a CDS encoding alpha/beta hydrolase, with translation MVVLLHGAGDSWHSYERVLPLLPANYRVYAVTLRGHGLSDHPDAGYSRADFAEDILDFMDQLKLEHVTLVGHSLGSLVAQKVAEQDPGHLDRLVLIGSGPGTRKAGSSRQAVTSPFAKLKDPIPYTFARDFQASTIHRPVPAWFFETMVAESQRVPAATWHGIGSNLNAAGSLDDLKKIKVPTLLFWGDQDSIFHRDDQQVLLDTIPHATLKVYTGTGHALHWEEPERFTRDLLAFIR